In Actinomadura citrea, a single window of DNA contains:
- a CDS encoding ParB/RepB/Spo0J family partition protein — protein sequence MAASFGIPPEGETIRALVQERLKQAAAEDGAKITVEWRGAEQRHLYVISMPVGMLYFNPDTHRVRAQRTLDPERNQALNERPWSEEGQEYLRYLLTRDPKDPSKTDPEYAALLEELEEFGQRDPGIISPNGILVDGNTRCAALRELGKEHIRVGVLPDDTSRQDINRVELSLQLRRDKRRDYSYLNRLIAVEEELAAGRKQEDIAREFNIKLPTLQRDRWVYELINDAIDRSRTKEGIGLRLVDFEDHQEKLRELARDYATLATADPDGAERLKEARLAMVVLNLPKTTLRLAEANFYERYLEKRLPESLRSDGDEGDGSVGIPGLDDVVVPGDAADVKAVRDLTDKLLRADAARRAPGKIPPAEVSAANTIFTEAREVFETATTLAGKDARLRKRRIAVPERLTDAAEFIDQCAAEFAEARAKRALDEETFDDALIALRESLARLAKQAGRTFTSPGDGVDWLLNATKDR from the coding sequence ATGGCTGCGAGTTTCGGCATTCCGCCTGAGGGCGAAACCATCAGGGCACTCGTCCAGGAGCGGCTGAAGCAGGCTGCGGCTGAGGACGGCGCCAAGATCACTGTCGAGTGGAGGGGCGCCGAGCAGCGGCACCTCTACGTGATCTCTATGCCGGTGGGCATGCTGTACTTCAACCCGGACACTCACCGTGTGCGTGCGCAGCGCACCCTCGATCCTGAACGCAACCAGGCCCTCAACGAGCGGCCGTGGAGTGAGGAAGGACAGGAGTACCTCCGCTACCTGCTGACCCGAGACCCGAAGGATCCGAGCAAGACCGATCCAGAGTACGCGGCGCTTCTCGAAGAACTAGAGGAGTTCGGCCAGCGGGACCCTGGGATCATCAGCCCGAACGGCATCCTGGTCGACGGAAACACTCGGTGCGCTGCGCTCAGAGAGCTGGGGAAGGAGCACATCCGGGTCGGAGTCCTGCCAGATGACACTAGTCGGCAGGACATCAACAGGGTCGAGCTCTCCCTGCAGCTTCGCCGCGATAAGCGCCGCGACTACTCGTACCTCAACAGGCTCATAGCGGTTGAGGAGGAGCTTGCCGCCGGACGCAAGCAGGAGGACATCGCCAGAGAGTTCAACATCAAGCTCCCAACCCTCCAACGGGACCGATGGGTCTACGAGTTGATCAACGATGCCATCGACCGCAGTAGGACCAAAGAGGGAATTGGCCTCCGCCTGGTGGATTTCGAAGACCACCAGGAGAAGCTGAGAGAGCTAGCGCGCGACTACGCCACGCTGGCTACGGCAGATCCCGACGGCGCTGAGCGGCTGAAGGAAGCGCGTCTTGCCATGGTGGTTCTCAACCTCCCCAAGACGACGCTCCGCCTTGCCGAAGCAAACTTCTATGAGCGCTATCTAGAGAAGCGGCTTCCTGAATCGCTTCGCTCAGACGGCGATGAGGGCGACGGCTCGGTCGGTATACCCGGGCTCGACGATGTTGTGGTCCCCGGAGATGCCGCTGACGTCAAAGCCGTCCGCGATCTCACCGACAAGCTTCTGAGAGCAGATGCGGCTAGAAGGGCTCCGGGCAAGATCCCTCCTGCCGAGGTCTCTGCTGCGAACACCATCTTCACCGAAGCCAGGGAGGTGTTCGAGACAGCAACCACCCTCGCTGGAAAGGACGCCCGGCTGCGCAAGCGGCGGATCGCCGTCCCGGAGCGGCTGACAGATGCAGCGGAGTTCATCGACCAGTGTGCTGCTGAGTTCGCAGAGGCGAGGGCTAAGCGCGCACTGGACGAGGAGACGTTCGACGATGCCTTGATCGCTCTGCGCGAGAGCCTCGCTCGCCTGGCCAAGCAGGCTGGCAGAACCTTCACGTCGCCTGGAGACGGCGTGGATTGGCTCCTCAACGCTACAAAGGACCGGTGA
- a CDS encoding DNA cytosine methyltransferase, which translates to MSGAAEGKPLEVVEICAGAGGQTLGLERAGFRHRLAIELDENAARTLRHNLVKVLGYDEKEANDTVRVGDVADPRTWKKPSEDSDRSEDSKSNEGWDLDEYNNIDLLAGGVPCPPFSIAGKQLGASDERDLFAWAVEQCGRIKPKALLLENVKGLSGNRFTAYRKHVLDRLHEDGYIAEWRLLQADQFGVSQLRPRFVLVALQPEYARHFHWPTPHIERPKTVGELLRDLMAEGTWTTEQLESWIKQADDIAPTIVGGSKKHGGADLGPTRAKAAWAAMGVDAKGVADDPPGPTNPRVKGAEHPMLTVEMVARIQGWYGKDFAEWEFLGGKTSRYRQIGNAFPPPVAKALGVAIKEAIQKTAKERSLIESTKVTLDPVYKILRGRKRAMTVEQLVARLENDGTPLVQPEVERRLSHLSHDFELIEKERSTGEVAFLLGEFKAFIGQDDHQRHQLFAQHRTKIS; encoded by the coding sequence TTGTCCGGAGCTGCCGAGGGCAAGCCGCTCGAGGTCGTAGAGATCTGCGCAGGTGCAGGTGGTCAAACACTCGGCCTCGAACGCGCCGGATTTCGCCACCGCCTCGCGATCGAACTGGACGAGAATGCTGCTCGCACACTTCGCCACAACCTCGTCAAAGTCTTGGGATACGACGAAAAAGAAGCTAATGACACGGTTCGTGTAGGCGATGTAGCCGATCCGAGAACCTGGAAGAAGCCCAGCGAGGACTCTGACCGCAGCGAGGACTCCAAAAGCAACGAGGGCTGGGATCTAGACGAATACAACAATATAGACCTGCTAGCCGGAGGTGTACCATGCCCTCCATTCAGCATCGCAGGCAAGCAGTTGGGCGCTAGCGACGAGCGCGACCTGTTCGCTTGGGCAGTCGAGCAGTGCGGCCGCATTAAGCCCAAAGCTCTTCTCCTCGAAAACGTCAAAGGCTTGAGCGGGAACCGCTTCACCGCGTATCGGAAGCACGTCCTCGACCGACTCCACGAGGACGGTTACATCGCCGAGTGGAGGTTGCTCCAAGCCGACCAGTTCGGCGTTTCCCAGCTGCGTCCTCGATTTGTTCTAGTGGCACTTCAGCCCGAGTACGCTAGGCATTTCCACTGGCCGACGCCGCATATCGAGCGCCCTAAAACAGTCGGAGAATTGCTTCGGGACTTGATGGCTGAGGGCACCTGGACCACAGAACAGCTCGAAAGCTGGATCAAGCAGGCCGATGACATCGCACCCACTATTGTAGGTGGCTCCAAAAAACACGGCGGTGCCGACCTCGGCCCGACGCGCGCCAAGGCAGCTTGGGCGGCCATGGGCGTCGACGCCAAGGGAGTGGCCGACGACCCGCCTGGGCCGACCAACCCCAGAGTCAAGGGTGCCGAGCACCCGATGCTCACCGTTGAGATGGTTGCCCGGATCCAGGGTTGGTACGGTAAGGATTTTGCCGAATGGGAGTTCCTCGGAGGCAAGACCTCCAGGTATCGGCAGATAGGCAACGCTTTTCCCCCGCCTGTCGCCAAAGCGCTCGGCGTGGCAATCAAGGAAGCTATTCAGAAGACTGCCAAGGAGCGTTCCCTCATCGAGAGCACAAAGGTCACCCTTGACCCAGTGTACAAGATCTTGCGCGGCCGGAAGCGGGCCATGACGGTCGAGCAGTTGGTCGCCAGGCTAGAGAATGACGGGACTCCGCTGGTGCAGCCGGAGGTGGAGCGTCGGCTCTCTCATCTGAGCCACGACTTCGAGTTGATCGAAAAAGAGCGTTCAACGGGCGAAGTGGCCTTTCTCTTGGGAGAATTCAAAGCATTCATCGGCCAGGACGACCACCAGCGACACCAGCTATTCGCTCAGCACCGCACTAAAATCAGTTGA
- a CDS encoding helix-turn-helix domain-containing protein, translating into MKPMTHEELAALPTTTTIETAARALGIGRTRAYQLARENRFPCRIIHIGATYRVVTADLQLLVSGTGGGSP; encoded by the coding sequence ATGAAGCCGATGACCCACGAGGAGCTCGCCGCCCTTCCCACCACAACGACCATCGAGACCGCCGCCCGCGCCCTCGGCATCGGCCGAACCCGCGCGTACCAACTCGCCCGCGAGAACCGCTTTCCCTGCAGAATCATCCACATAGGCGCCACCTACCGAGTAGTGACAGCTGACCTGCAACTCCTCGTGTCCGGTACCGGCGGCGGCAGTCCCTAA
- a CDS encoding relaxase, giving the protein MIGKVTRGQSIARLLSYLYGSGKRNEHVDPHLVAGFRLPAALEPGTDTRGDRDYRHLVGVLTSPLDTLRHTPLALPIWQCSIRAAPADRRLSDEDWADIAEEVMHQTGLAPRGDDRACRWIAVRHAEDHIHLLAVLAREDGRNPNLRRDYFKVAHACHIVEDRYGLTPTAPADRTAAPRPTRAETELAHRKKWSEPPRSTLRRHVATAAAGAETEEDFFVALEQARVLVKVRESVRTPGEITGYAVALPGHTNREGQPVWFAGGKLAANLTLPKLRCRWSAPDEGRHFGQRSFSQAKLTRQERDAAYQQAARAAATATWQLRHIHDPAVRADLAAAASDVLHVTAAITGNRELARAADFYDRAAREPYGRPPSVTPYGTNLRTVARVLALSQIGGSHSHGPSLAGVLSHLIVQLAALIEAIAEHRQSQQRFAQAAAARKAAAQLTRLRQPTPRPTNPTLFRAPANDTHDTALRDSLPPASLCPSLPWRQIVPTDLPGLRPHRRRAPTLAAQRTSDQRSWRHTDNGRGVTTDATAY; this is encoded by the coding sequence TTGATCGGGAAAGTGACGCGCGGCCAAAGCATCGCCCGACTGCTGTCGTACCTCTACGGATCAGGGAAACGTAACGAGCACGTCGATCCCCACCTTGTTGCGGGGTTCCGCCTGCCCGCAGCTCTGGAGCCCGGCACGGACACCAGAGGCGACCGCGACTACCGGCATCTAGTCGGAGTCCTCACCTCTCCACTCGACACCCTTCGCCACACACCGCTCGCCTTGCCGATCTGGCAGTGCTCGATTAGGGCAGCGCCCGCGGACCGACGCCTGTCGGACGAAGACTGGGCCGACATTGCTGAGGAGGTCATGCACCAGACCGGGTTGGCGCCGCGAGGCGATGACAGGGCATGCCGCTGGATCGCGGTCCGCCATGCCGAGGACCACATCCACCTCCTTGCCGTCCTGGCCCGCGAGGATGGACGCAACCCGAACCTTCGTCGCGACTACTTCAAGGTCGCCCATGCCTGCCACATCGTCGAAGACCGCTACGGCCTGACCCCAACCGCACCTGCCGACCGCACAGCAGCGCCCCGACCAACCCGAGCCGAGACGGAACTTGCTCACCGAAAGAAGTGGTCGGAACCGCCCCGCAGCACCCTCCGCCGGCACGTTGCCACCGCAGCTGCTGGAGCTGAGACCGAGGAGGACTTCTTCGTCGCCCTTGAGCAGGCCAGAGTGCTGGTCAAGGTCCGCGAGAGCGTCCGCACTCCTGGGGAGATCACGGGCTACGCGGTCGCGCTTCCCGGCCACACCAACCGAGAGGGGCAGCCGGTCTGGTTTGCTGGCGGCAAGCTCGCCGCTAACCTCACCCTTCCCAAACTCCGCTGCCGTTGGTCGGCTCCCGATGAAGGTAGGCATTTCGGCCAGCGCTCTTTCAGCCAAGCGAAGCTGACTCGCCAGGAGCGAGATGCCGCCTACCAACAGGCCGCAAGAGCCGCCGCGACCGCTACTTGGCAGCTGCGCCACATCCATGATCCCGCCGTTCGCGCCGACCTGGCAGCCGCGGCCTCCGACGTCTTACACGTAACCGCGGCCATCACCGGCAACCGGGAACTCGCCCGCGCGGCCGACTTCTATGACCGAGCAGCTCGCGAACCCTACGGGCGCCCACCCTCCGTTACGCCCTATGGCACGAACCTCCGTACGGTTGCGCGGGTTCTGGCTCTGTCCCAGATCGGAGGGTCGCACAGTCATGGCCCGAGCCTCGCCGGCGTCCTCTCCCACCTGATCGTGCAGCTCGCTGCCCTTATCGAAGCGATCGCGGAGCACCGGCAATCGCAGCAACGCTTCGCCCAAGCAGCCGCAGCCCGCAAGGCTGCTGCCCAGCTCACCCGACTCCGCCAACCGACTCCACGGCCAACAAACCCGACGTTGTTCCGGGCGCCGGCCAACGACACACACGACACAGCGCTGCGCGACTCGCTGCCGCCGGCTTCCCTCTGCCCTTCCCTACCCTGGAGGCAGATCGTCCCCACCGATCTACCCGGCCTGCGCCCACACCGCCGGCGCGCGCCAACCCTCGCCGCCCAGCGCACTAGCGACCAGAGAAGTTGGCGCCACACCGATAACGGTCGTGGCGTAACGACCGACGCCACCGCATACTAA
- a CDS encoding MobC family plasmid mobilization relaxosome protein gives MQRRSQLTGGRRRDREMRFRVSEEEYKEICEAAHRAGAAYGTFIVHTVQAATRQHRLGQQPTLALCEELRSIARQLNRIGVNINQLTRMANATGQAPQELSASLTYLEKVLRRVDASSVEIGRLLR, from the coding sequence CTGCAACGACGTTCGCAGCTCACAGGAGGGCGTCGACGAGATCGGGAGATGAGATTCCGAGTCAGCGAAGAGGAGTACAAGGAGATCTGTGAGGCAGCCCATCGAGCGGGCGCTGCCTACGGAACATTTATCGTCCACACCGTTCAGGCAGCCACTCGCCAGCACAGGCTCGGACAGCAACCGACCCTGGCGCTATGTGAGGAACTGCGCAGCATTGCGCGACAGCTGAACCGTATTGGTGTGAACATCAACCAACTGACTCGTATGGCGAACGCAACGGGACAGGCACCTCAAGAGCTATCCGCTTCGTTAACGTACCTGGAGAAGGTTCTCCGGAGAGTGGACGCCTCGTCTGTTGAGATAGGTCGGCTGCTGCGTTGA
- a CDS encoding ATP-binding protein, with amino-acid sequence MTTWIILGRVTLPATPKSVGEARRFAAAVLDGSDRTTTAQLLISEACTNSVRHSDSRHGGSFTLTLYDCGNSLRCEVIDAGAATIPTRHQGSEPRDHGHGIVLIETLAARFGYDTDTAGRLHTWFELT; translated from the coding sequence ATGACGACGTGGATCATTCTCGGTCGCGTAACCCTCCCGGCCACCCCCAAGAGCGTCGGTGAGGCCCGCCGGTTCGCCGCCGCGGTACTAGACGGCAGTGACCGCACCACCACGGCACAACTACTGATCTCCGAGGCCTGTACCAACAGCGTCAGGCACTCCGACTCCCGTCATGGCGGCTCGTTCACCCTCACGCTGTACGACTGCGGGAACTCCCTGCGCTGCGAGGTCATCGATGCGGGCGCCGCCACCATCCCCACTCGCCACCAGGGCTCCGAACCCCGCGACCACGGCCACGGCATCGTCCTCATCGAGACCCTTGCCGCCCGCTTCGGCTACGACACCGACACTGCCGGTCGCCTGCACACCTGGTTCGAACTGACCTGA
- a CDS encoding helix-turn-helix domain-containing protein, producing the protein MHINESPDPRSSMWAWMAHHLRFQRMQHGMSGHALAELLNCARSSISRLENCEAKLTDAQAAVLDERWSTGGTFAIMLWYARLGHDPNWFKNFTESEGRASVLRIYSGQLIPALLQTPAYARALLVEGREPGIDAMVEARMARQQILTKESPADLWVLLAETAMACLVGGTTVMREQLAKLLEVSELPNVMLRIVPNTAGANAGLDGPFKVIKVREGQVGYVEAPTGGRLVPEAAEVDGLLDRFDRIGAVSLPVDSSRSLIKHLMEALT; encoded by the coding sequence ATGCACATCAACGAGTCCCCCGACCCGCGATCGTCGATGTGGGCGTGGATGGCCCACCACCTGCGCTTCCAGCGCATGCAGCACGGCATGTCAGGACACGCCCTTGCCGAGCTCCTCAACTGTGCGCGTTCCTCGATTTCCAGACTGGAGAACTGCGAAGCGAAGCTGACCGACGCTCAGGCGGCCGTCCTCGACGAGCGGTGGAGCACCGGCGGGACGTTCGCGATCATGCTTTGGTACGCGCGGCTCGGACACGACCCCAACTGGTTCAAAAACTTCACGGAGTCTGAGGGACGCGCGTCCGTGCTGCGGATCTACAGCGGCCAGCTGATTCCTGCCCTCCTGCAGACGCCTGCCTACGCACGCGCCCTCCTGGTTGAGGGGCGAGAGCCAGGGATAGACGCGATGGTGGAAGCGCGGATGGCGCGGCAGCAGATCCTGACCAAGGAAAGCCCGGCCGATCTGTGGGTTCTCCTGGCGGAGACAGCCATGGCCTGCCTGGTGGGTGGCACGACGGTCATGCGGGAGCAACTCGCCAAGCTGCTTGAGGTGTCAGAGCTACCGAACGTGATGCTGCGGATCGTCCCGAACACGGCGGGCGCGAATGCCGGGCTCGACGGGCCGTTCAAGGTCATCAAGGTCAGGGAGGGGCAGGTCGGCTACGTCGAGGCCCCCACCGGCGGAAGGCTCGTCCCAGAGGCCGCCGAGGTCGACGGGCTGCTCGACAGGTTTGACCGCATAGGGGCGGTCTCCCTCCCCGTAGACTCCAGTCGGAGCCTGATCAAGCATCTGATGGAGGCCTTGACGTGA
- a CDS encoding DUF397 domain-containing protein has translation MTSPQWRKSSRSSDGTSGQCVEVAQLDDAIGLRDSKAPSSGHLSLTIGSFAGLVARAKRNELDFMAQP, from the coding sequence GTGACTTCCCCCCAGTGGCGCAAGAGCAGCCGATCCAGCGATGGGACGAGCGGCCAGTGCGTGGAGGTCGCCCAGCTCGACGACGCCATCGGTCTACGAGACAGCAAGGCCCCGAGCAGCGGGCACCTCTCGCTTACCATCGGCAGCTTTGCCGGCCTTGTCGCCAGGGCGAAGAGGAACGAGCTCGATTTCATGGCTCAGCCGTAA
- a CDS encoding phosphotransferase yields the protein MSIDQFFGYGPEAPFATNEVFTNREEQIDRCHRWLIEHSAREWPVQALMDFQRPAVNILAVAGEGGIGKSTLTRHVADLAVRGELDGLPKNRACAVLDFADPDSSSFESLLLRVRAGLGGLARSWPAFDVALALYWERKHPGESLAAFLGKGSVDGRRAADQVSGTVDQFLGGFGAISVTYQVLDKLGRTVAHKAKLKSLRNELPALDPILDEPDPDRMLGYMPVLLSADLERARAKRPVLAVCVLDTLEIVQGLPSERGGLEDLVSRLVYLMPSVAFLAASRLPLGWHDPVRALGLTYGGTHRWPDLAGPVQLRLDGFDPVSANEYLTTRLTVDDRPAIDEAVRNRMIAGSGGSPLYLDLSASLYGQYLARGQTPPPEVFGLGFPELVLRTMRDLSETDRDLLRAAALLEAFDADLLQAMLPGIRRRRIEAFTSRPFVRREESVWPAYRLHDNLRRSVLDCDAHTPDGWTLSERHEHLQCAISHLAKVALSIWDEEESASLAERSRRTVAAFLLLLRAAIEHGVLPPVLADLAYSLSVAGHWQVLASLPAPDAVPELTRLSTVARLTTRGDLNAEDRYQAMRRLVGEHATLESIDPFADYYRWELGTRAHVAGHLDEAIGHLSTITPDGSLIGASALFGLADNALRRGDYRQVAELMDKATDEGLDRIRVADMLGHTYIHNARFADAARLFETTLEAAQAAGTPLWEARALRHLALALMWFDPDRTLALVPRARDLNSSVGELIGVAQCDLAASMAHALRGEHAQAADLLESAARQYEELGATGELTPAEAIRVLLYAADGRIDRATTIATRLGASSQGPQPECLPVWVQVTSLWTSIPVPGDAALRWLDSTDSAVQRWKQPLDRLRRLHRGVCAPLDVADREAFIPTNRLPGDVLDRTVRSASTSPAFDGPPVQQADDGIINGERTVIKLQRRAHERLETALHLEHLRTATGIPAPRLLDHGTVPGGTWWAVLERLPGTHSDHPTLEQQRALGRMLRSWHSHSPAAGLRLDDPGALGVLLGWARRAAPRAYPALAQRFSDACEAMPMTPIHGDVAVGHNALFDGDTLTGILDPGAVEQGPPMLDLAWALAVDLPHGGSTEPLLEGYGEVDQAALDALLPLMLLRRFIDTAALGLSDTDGQWIARHLRDNHPDLLALVEDELSL from the coding sequence GTGAGCATCGACCAGTTCTTCGGCTACGGGCCTGAGGCTCCGTTCGCCACCAACGAGGTGTTCACCAACAGGGAGGAGCAGATCGATCGGTGTCATCGCTGGTTGATCGAACACTCCGCACGTGAATGGCCCGTCCAGGCGCTCATGGACTTCCAGCGGCCCGCGGTCAACATCCTCGCGGTGGCTGGAGAGGGCGGCATCGGCAAATCCACCCTGACGCGGCACGTCGCTGACCTCGCGGTTCGGGGAGAGTTGGACGGGCTTCCCAAGAATCGGGCGTGCGCGGTCCTGGACTTCGCAGACCCCGACAGCTCCAGCTTCGAGTCGTTGCTACTGCGCGTCCGGGCTGGGCTGGGAGGTCTGGCGCGTTCCTGGCCGGCTTTCGACGTCGCGCTGGCCCTCTACTGGGAGCGCAAGCATCCGGGTGAGTCGCTGGCCGCCTTTCTCGGCAAGGGGTCGGTGGACGGACGGCGAGCAGCGGATCAGGTGAGCGGGACCGTCGACCAGTTCCTCGGCGGGTTCGGCGCGATCAGCGTCACCTACCAGGTCTTGGACAAGCTCGGACGCACCGTGGCGCATAAGGCCAAGCTGAAGTCGCTGCGCAACGAGTTGCCCGCGCTCGACCCCATCCTCGATGAGCCCGACCCCGACCGGATGCTCGGCTACATGCCCGTCCTGCTTTCAGCCGACCTGGAACGCGCCCGCGCCAAGAGACCCGTACTCGCGGTGTGCGTTCTCGACACACTGGAGATCGTTCAAGGGCTGCCGTCCGAGCGCGGCGGCCTGGAGGACCTGGTCTCGCGGTTGGTCTACCTGATGCCGAGCGTGGCGTTCCTGGCGGCCAGCCGGTTGCCGCTGGGCTGGCACGACCCGGTCCGTGCCCTTGGACTGACCTACGGCGGCACGCACCGCTGGCCTGATCTCGCCGGACCGGTCCAGCTCAGGCTGGACGGCTTCGACCCGGTGTCCGCGAACGAGTATCTGACGACGCGGCTGACCGTGGACGATCGCCCCGCGATCGACGAGGCGGTGCGGAACCGGATGATCGCCGGATCCGGCGGGTCACCGTTATATCTGGACCTGTCGGCGAGCCTGTACGGGCAGTACCTCGCGCGCGGCCAGACACCGCCCCCGGAGGTGTTCGGACTCGGGTTCCCCGAGCTGGTGCTGCGGACGATGAGGGACCTGTCGGAGACCGACCGTGACCTCCTGCGTGCCGCCGCGCTACTCGAAGCGTTCGATGCCGACCTGCTGCAAGCGATGCTCCCGGGCATCCGCCGCCGGCGGATCGAGGCCTTCACCTCCCGCCCGTTCGTCCGGCGCGAGGAGTCGGTGTGGCCCGCATACCGGCTGCACGACAACCTGCGACGCAGTGTCCTGGACTGTGACGCCCACACACCCGATGGATGGACACTCAGCGAACGTCACGAACACCTGCAGTGCGCCATCAGCCACCTCGCGAAGGTCGCGCTGTCGATCTGGGATGAGGAAGAGTCGGCCTCGCTGGCTGAGCGGAGCCGCCGGACCGTCGCCGCGTTCTTACTGCTGTTGCGTGCCGCGATCGAGCACGGTGTACTGCCGCCAGTGCTGGCGGACCTCGCCTACAGCCTGAGCGTCGCCGGCCACTGGCAGGTCCTGGCGTCCCTCCCCGCACCGGACGCAGTACCCGAGCTAACGCGGCTGTCCACCGTCGCTCGGCTGACCACCCGCGGCGACCTCAACGCTGAGGACCGCTACCAAGCGATGCGGAGGTTGGTCGGTGAGCATGCAACGCTCGAGTCCATAGACCCATTCGCCGACTACTACCGCTGGGAACTGGGCACCCGCGCCCACGTCGCGGGGCACCTGGACGAAGCGATCGGTCACCTGTCGACGATCACACCCGACGGCTCGCTGATCGGCGCGAGCGCTCTGTTCGGCCTGGCCGACAACGCCCTTCGCCGCGGTGACTACCGGCAGGTCGCCGAACTGATGGACAAGGCCACCGACGAGGGCCTCGACCGCATCCGTGTCGCCGACATGCTCGGCCACACCTACATCCACAACGCCCGCTTCGCCGACGCCGCCCGTCTCTTCGAGACCACGCTGGAAGCCGCCCAAGCCGCGGGAACGCCGCTGTGGGAAGCCCGCGCCCTGCGCCACCTGGCCCTCGCACTCATGTGGTTCGACCCCGACCGCACCCTCGCCCTCGTCCCCCGCGCCCGCGACCTCAACTCCTCCGTCGGGGAACTGATCGGTGTGGCCCAGTGCGACCTGGCCGCCTCCATGGCTCACGCTTTGCGAGGCGAGCACGCGCAGGCCGCAGACCTCTTGGAAAGCGCAGCCCGCCAGTACGAAGAACTCGGCGCCACCGGGGAACTCACCCCCGCGGAAGCCATCCGGGTACTGCTATACGCCGCCGACGGACGCATCGACCGAGCCACGACCATCGCCACGCGACTTGGCGCGTCTTCCCAAGGCCCGCAACCCGAGTGCCTACCCGTCTGGGTTCAAGTGACCAGCTTGTGGACCAGCATCCCTGTCCCAGGGGATGCGGCCTTGCGATGGCTGGACAGTACCGACAGCGCTGTGCAGCGCTGGAAGCAGCCTCTAGACCGGCTCCGGCGGCTGCACCGCGGTGTGTGCGCACCGCTCGACGTGGCTGACCGAGAGGCGTTCATCCCTACCAATCGGCTACCCGGCGATGTCCTCGATCGCACTGTGCGGTCGGCGTCCACCTCTCCGGCATTCGATGGGCCACCCGTCCAGCAAGCCGATGACGGCATCATCAACGGGGAACGCACCGTCATCAAGCTCCAGCGCCGCGCCCACGAGCGCCTGGAGACCGCCCTGCACTTGGAGCACCTCCGCACCGCGACCGGCATCCCGGCCCCACGGCTCCTCGACCACGGCACTGTTCCTGGCGGCACCTGGTGGGCCGTCCTCGAACGGCTCCCCGGAACACACAGCGACCACCCGACTCTCGAGCAGCAGCGCGCGCTAGGACGCATGCTGCGCTCGTGGCACTCGCACAGCCCGGCCGCCGGCCTGCGGCTGGACGACCCCGGCGCACTCGGCGTCCTTCTCGGCTGGGCACGCCGCGCTGCCCCTCGCGCCTACCCTGCTCTCGCCCAACGCTTCAGCGACGCCTGCGAAGCGATGCCAATGACGCCGATCCACGGGGATGTTGCCGTCGGCCATAACGCGCTGTTCGACGGCGACACCCTCACCGGCATCCTGGACCCCGGCGCCGTCGAACAGGGCCCGCCTATGCTCGACCTGGCCTGGGCACTTGCCGTGGACCTTCCACACGGTGGGTCGACCGAACCACTCCTAGAGGGTTACGGCGAAGTCGATCAGGCGGCCCTGGACGCACTGCTTCCGCTCATGCTCTTGCGGCGCTTCATCGACACCGCCGCCCTGGGACTGTCCGACACAGACGGCCAGTGGATAGCCCGTCATCTGCGCGACAACCATCCGGACCTACTGGCACTAGTGGAAGACGAGCTAAGCCTCTAA
- a CDS encoding FkbM family methyltransferase, with amino-acid sequence MGANLPAGCDLVAYGGNAEDVVLMRAFGDRPGGFFVDVGAGNPVQGSLTKNLVDRLGWRGVNIEPLPERFESLRAARPGDVTLDVAIGEQPGLASFFRIVPGPGKTGGGGLSTLEPDVLALHLADGWRCEELRVEVTRLETVLSDYAQPGFDLLKVDVEGSEASVLNSADLAAWRPQAIVIEATVPLTSRPSHNEWEPGVLAAGYEFALFDGLNRFYARDDEPELRERLSVPANVLDNYIPYRWAVRLGLAV; translated from the coding sequence ATGGGGGCGAACCTGCCCGCTGGGTGCGATCTGGTCGCGTATGGCGGGAACGCCGAGGACGTTGTGCTGATGCGGGCCTTCGGCGATCGGCCTGGCGGGTTCTTCGTAGATGTTGGGGCTGGGAACCCGGTTCAGGGGTCGCTGACCAAGAACTTGGTGGACCGGCTCGGATGGCGCGGGGTCAACATTGAGCCGCTGCCTGAGCGTTTCGAGAGCTTGCGGGCTGCTCGGCCGGGTGATGTGACGCTGGACGTGGCGATTGGGGAGCAGCCTGGTCTGGCGAGCTTCTTCCGGATCGTTCCAGGGCCTGGGAAGACTGGTGGCGGTGGCCTCAGCACGCTGGAGCCGGATGTGCTGGCGCTGCATTTGGCCGATGGATGGCGGTGCGAGGAGCTGCGCGTCGAGGTGACGCGGCTGGAGACGGTGCTGTCGGATTACGCGCAGCCAGGGTTCGATCTGTTGAAGGTAGATGTCGAGGGGTCTGAGGCGTCCGTATTGAACTCGGCGGATCTGGCGGCGTGGCGGCCGCAGGCGATCGTGATCGAGGCGACGGTGCCCTTGACCTCGCGTCCCAGCCATAACGAGTGGGAGCCGGGCGTGCTGGCGGCGGGGTATGAGTTTGCGTTGTTCGACGGACTGAACCGCTTCTACGCGCGAGACGACGAGCCTGAGCTCCGTGAGCGGTTGTCGGTGCCGGCCAACGTGCTGGACAACTACATCCCGTATCGATGGGCGGTGCGGCTGGGCTTGGCGGTTTAG